Proteins from a genomic interval of Arachis hypogaea cultivar Tifrunner chromosome 10, arahy.Tifrunner.gnm2.J5K5, whole genome shotgun sequence:
- the LOC112715972 gene encoding transcription initiation factor TFIID subunit 4b isoform X2: MDPSIMKLLEDDEDETMHSGVDVEAFQAALNRDIGGSTSTSGSDPVLSQGSNNTLTQSMPQWPTPSHENQTQVQNQEPETAQQREQPSSEVEQKQHGSLAEQVQHVASQDVNNPPLPQHVASSDVNNPPLPQHVGSQSVNNPPLPQHVGSQNVNNPPLPQHVASQNVSNPALSQKQTQDEGHQPQPVQNSQTVGIQNLGKYPAPNNEVPKTLDPSSESQQYAKLPQISNQQATVNEQPGGQINRQKQVPFGMLLPILIPQLPKDRAMQLQTLFSKLKKDEIAKDSFVRLMKGIVGYQLLKLALSKVQAQLQAQTRPNQGPVRQQQPVRMATVDLGARQLNDPHALAQLHQRSMNAAADQSGMTSSAVQTMENNARKSQELDARMETQGLQLSQLSSSNSITVSQEAQRSSVHVHGLNKQPQPQHLHFPSAYGSSGGTYRPFSGPASSSASSIRPPPHESHMSQIPHQSTGLNHLGGATQGFIGMPKLEQQNSLNDPKRLPGGSVALLNNPASQQTPNASQPPSNKDQNSGFLSSGSYVKKEPSDMPTEHQHRQNISKIHGLPSANSAQIEQASANQGTVKDEFSRGLPVSTSMAPTISTGLTSLNSASPSVMAQLDPSVSLSTQVPSNTSGITVRAPVKKPSVGQKKPLEALGSSPPPPPSKKQKGSGGFVEQSIDQLNDVTAVSGVDLREEEEQLFSGPKEDSRVSEATRRAVQEEEERLILQKIPLQKKLFEIMFKYGLKGVSNDVERCFSLCVEERMRGLISNLIRMSKQRVDFEKTRHRTVVTSDVQQQIMTINRKVRVEWEKRQAEAEKLRKQNDIDGNAGADGDKDKDEGRNKSSKVNKEEDDKMRTNAANVAARAAVGGDDMLSKWQLMAEQARQKREGMTDTSSDSQPAKDVSRKSSASGKSTKDNHEGDKKGSTNFVTSGAIRKHGRNNSLVTQTKIARSISVKDVIAVLEIEPQMSKSSLIHRLYEKIHSDAQPE, from the exons ATGGATCCTTCTATTATGAAGCTCCTCGAAGATGACGAG GATGAAACAATGCATTCAGGGGTGGATGTTGAAGCCTTCCAAGCTGCACTAAACAGAGACATAGGAGGATCTACTTCCACTTCTGGCTCAGACCCAG TTTTGTCTCAAGGAAGCAACAATACATTGACTCAGTCAATGCCACAGTGGCCAACTCCTAGCCATGAAAACCAAACCCAAGTTCAAAATCAAGAGCCTGAAACTGCACAGCAACGAGAGCAACCTTCATCTGAGGTGGAGCAAAAGCAACATGGATCTCTTGCTGAACAAGTACAGCATGTTGCTTCCCAGGACGTAAATAATCCTCCTTTACCACAGCATGTTGCTTCCTCGGACGTAAATAATCCTCCTCTACCACAGCATGTTGGTTCTCAGAGTGTAAATAATCCTCCTTTGCCACAGCATGTTGGCTCCCAGAATGTAAATAATCCTCCTTTGCCGCAGCATGTTGCTTCTCAGAATGTAAGTAATCCTGCTTTATCACAAAAGCAGACTCAAGATGAAGGTCATCAACCACAGCCTGTTCAAAATTCTCAGACAGTTGGAATTCAAAATTTGGGAAAATATCCTGCTCCTAATAATGAAGTACCCAAAACACTTGATCCCAGCAGCGAATCTCAGCAGTATGCAAAGTTGCCGCAAATAAGTAATCAACAGGCTACAGTCAATGAGCAGCCAGGAGGCCAAATTAATCGTCAAAAACAGGTACCATTTGGCATGTTGCTACCTATCTTGATACCTCAACTTCCCAAAGACCGAGCCATGCAACTTCAAACTCTATTTAGTAAATTGAAG AAAGACGAAATAGCAAAAGACAGTTTTGTGCGGCTTATGAAAGGTATTGTAGGGTACCAGCTGCTTAAATTAGCATTGTCAAAAGTACAAGCTCAGCTACAAGCACAG ACAAGACCCAACCAAGGACCTGTGAGGCAGCAGCAACCTGTTCGGATGGCCACTGTTGACTTAGGTGCAAGACAATTAAATGATCCCCATGCTTTAGCTCAGCTTCATCAGAGAAGTATGAATGCAGCTGCAGACCAATCTGGTATGACTTCTTCAGCTGTCCAAACTATGGAGAACAATGCTAGAAAATCTCAAGAATTGGATGCTAGAATGGAAACTCAGGGTTTGCAACTGAGCCAGTTGTCATCTTCCAATTCCATCACTGTTAGTCAGGAAGCACAAAGATCATCTGTTCATGTACACGGGCTTAATAAGCAGCCACAGCCTCAGCATCTACATTTCCCATCAGCATATGGCAGTAGTGGTGGTACTTATAGGCCTTTTTCAGGGCCAGCTAGTAGTTCTGCTTCATCTATCAGACCACCACCACATGAGTCACATATGAGTCAAATTCCACATCAAAGCACTGGTCTAAATCACTTAGGTGGGGCAACACAAGGCTTCATTGGTATGCCAAAACTTGAACAGCAGAACTCTTTGAATGATCCCAAGAGGCTGCCGGGTGGCTCTGTTGCTCTATTAAACAATCCGGCATCCCAGCAAACTCCAAATGCATCGCAACCACCATCAAACAAAGATCAAAATTCAGGCTTCTTGTCATCTGGTTCTTATGTCAAAAAGGAACCTAGCGACATGCCTACTGAGCATCAACATAGGCAGAATATTTCTAAAATCCATGGACTGCCTTCAGCTAATTCTGCACAAATCGAACAGGCAAGTGCCAATCAAGGAACGGTAAAGGATGAGTTCTCAAGGGGCCTTCCAGTATCCACAAGTATGGCACCTACAATATCTACTGGCTTGACATCACTCAATTCTGCTTCTCCTTCTGTAATGGCCCAACTAGATCCTAGTGTCTCA TTAAGCACCCAGGTACCATCAAACACTTCTGGAATTACTGTGAGGGCACCTGTGAAAAAGCCTTCTGTTGGCCAGAAGAAACCACTTGAAGCACTTGGTTcctcacctcctcctcctccaag TAAGAAGCAAAAGGGATCTGGGGGATTCGTTGAACAAAGCATTGACCAGCTTAATGATGTCACTGCTGTTAGTGGAGTCGATTTGAGG GAAGAGGAAGAGCAGTTATTTTCAGGTCCCAAGGAGGACAGTCGGGTTTCAGAAGCAACTCGAAGAGCTGTGCAAGAAGAGGAGGAAAGGCTGATTTTGCAGAAAATTCCACTCCAGAAAAAATTGTTTGAGATTA TGTTTAAGTATGGCTTGAAGGGTGTGAGCAATGATGTGGAGAGATGCTTTTCACTG TGTGTGGAGGAAAGAATGCGTGGACTGATAAGTAACCTGATTAGAATGTCAAAACAG CGGGTTGATTTTGAGAAGACAAGACATCGGACTGTTGTCACCTCAGATGTTCAGCAGCAAATCATGACAATAAATAGGAAAGTAAGAGTGGAGTGGGAGAAAAGACAGGCAGAAGCAGAGAAGCTTCGGAAACAAAATGAC ATTGATGGTAATGCTGGAGCTGATGGTGACAAGGACAAGGACGAGGGTCGTAATAAATCATCAAAG GTGAACAAGGAAGAGGATGACAAGATGAGGACAAATGCAGCAAATGTTGCTGCCCGTGCTGCTGTTGGGGGAGACGACATGCTCTCAAAGTGGCAACTTATGGCCGAGCAAGCCAGGCAGAAACGTGAAGGCATGACAGACACATCATCTGATTCTCAACCAGCTAAAGATGTAAGTCGCAAATCTTCAGCATCTGGAAAAAGTACGAAGGATAATCACGAAGGGGATAAAAAAGGTTCTACTAATTTTGTAACTTCAG
- the LOC112715972 gene encoding transcription initiation factor TFIID subunit 4b isoform X1, producing the protein MPVLRWEQLKVRSGVACSIENHQHNELVIEAVIIITDWDFFFYLRVGIGIAIAMDPSIMKLLEDDEDETMHSGVDVEAFQAALNRDIGGSTSTSGSDPVLSQGSNNTLTQSMPQWPTPSHENQTQVQNQEPETAQQREQPSSEVEQKQHGSLAEQVQHVASQDVNNPPLPQHVASSDVNNPPLPQHVGSQSVNNPPLPQHVGSQNVNNPPLPQHVASQNVSNPALSQKQTQDEGHQPQPVQNSQTVGIQNLGKYPAPNNEVPKTLDPSSESQQYAKLPQISNQQATVNEQPGGQINRQKQVPFGMLLPILIPQLPKDRAMQLQTLFSKLKKDEIAKDSFVRLMKGIVGYQLLKLALSKVQAQLQAQTRPNQGPVRQQQPVRMATVDLGARQLNDPHALAQLHQRSMNAAADQSGMTSSAVQTMENNARKSQELDARMETQGLQLSQLSSSNSITVSQEAQRSSVHVHGLNKQPQPQHLHFPSAYGSSGGTYRPFSGPASSSASSIRPPPHESHMSQIPHQSTGLNHLGGATQGFIGMPKLEQQNSLNDPKRLPGGSVALLNNPASQQTPNASQPPSNKDQNSGFLSSGSYVKKEPSDMPTEHQHRQNISKIHGLPSANSAQIEQASANQGTVKDEFSRGLPVSTSMAPTISTGLTSLNSASPSVMAQLDPSVSLSTQVPSNTSGITVRAPVKKPSVGQKKPLEALGSSPPPPPSKKQKGSGGFVEQSIDQLNDVTAVSGVDLREEEEQLFSGPKEDSRVSEATRRAVQEEEERLILQKIPLQKKLFEIMFKYGLKGVSNDVERCFSLCVEERMRGLISNLIRMSKQRVDFEKTRHRTVVTSDVQQQIMTINRKVRVEWEKRQAEAEKLRKQNDIDGNAGADGDKDKDEGRNKSSKVNKEEDDKMRTNAANVAARAAVGGDDMLSKWQLMAEQARQKREGMTDTSSDSQPAKDVSRKSSASGKSTKDNHEGDKKGSTNFVTSGAIRKHGRNNSLVTQTKIARSISVKDVIAVLEIEPQMSKSSLIHRLYEKIHSDAQPE; encoded by the exons ATGCCTGTTCTTCGATG GGAGCAGCTCAAAGTTAGGAGTGGAGTAGCTTGCAGCATTGAAAACCATCAACACAATGAACTGGTGATAGAGGCAGTCATAATAATAA CTGATTGGGATTTTTTCTTCTACTTAAG AGTTGGGATTGGAATTGCCATTGCCATGGATCCTTCTATTATGAAGCTCCTCGAAGATGACGAG GATGAAACAATGCATTCAGGGGTGGATGTTGAAGCCTTCCAAGCTGCACTAAACAGAGACATAGGAGGATCTACTTCCACTTCTGGCTCAGACCCAG TTTTGTCTCAAGGAAGCAACAATACATTGACTCAGTCAATGCCACAGTGGCCAACTCCTAGCCATGAAAACCAAACCCAAGTTCAAAATCAAGAGCCTGAAACTGCACAGCAACGAGAGCAACCTTCATCTGAGGTGGAGCAAAAGCAACATGGATCTCTTGCTGAACAAGTACAGCATGTTGCTTCCCAGGACGTAAATAATCCTCCTTTACCACAGCATGTTGCTTCCTCGGACGTAAATAATCCTCCTCTACCACAGCATGTTGGTTCTCAGAGTGTAAATAATCCTCCTTTGCCACAGCATGTTGGCTCCCAGAATGTAAATAATCCTCCTTTGCCGCAGCATGTTGCTTCTCAGAATGTAAGTAATCCTGCTTTATCACAAAAGCAGACTCAAGATGAAGGTCATCAACCACAGCCTGTTCAAAATTCTCAGACAGTTGGAATTCAAAATTTGGGAAAATATCCTGCTCCTAATAATGAAGTACCCAAAACACTTGATCCCAGCAGCGAATCTCAGCAGTATGCAAAGTTGCCGCAAATAAGTAATCAACAGGCTACAGTCAATGAGCAGCCAGGAGGCCAAATTAATCGTCAAAAACAGGTACCATTTGGCATGTTGCTACCTATCTTGATACCTCAACTTCCCAAAGACCGAGCCATGCAACTTCAAACTCTATTTAGTAAATTGAAG AAAGACGAAATAGCAAAAGACAGTTTTGTGCGGCTTATGAAAGGTATTGTAGGGTACCAGCTGCTTAAATTAGCATTGTCAAAAGTACAAGCTCAGCTACAAGCACAG ACAAGACCCAACCAAGGACCTGTGAGGCAGCAGCAACCTGTTCGGATGGCCACTGTTGACTTAGGTGCAAGACAATTAAATGATCCCCATGCTTTAGCTCAGCTTCATCAGAGAAGTATGAATGCAGCTGCAGACCAATCTGGTATGACTTCTTCAGCTGTCCAAACTATGGAGAACAATGCTAGAAAATCTCAAGAATTGGATGCTAGAATGGAAACTCAGGGTTTGCAACTGAGCCAGTTGTCATCTTCCAATTCCATCACTGTTAGTCAGGAAGCACAAAGATCATCTGTTCATGTACACGGGCTTAATAAGCAGCCACAGCCTCAGCATCTACATTTCCCATCAGCATATGGCAGTAGTGGTGGTACTTATAGGCCTTTTTCAGGGCCAGCTAGTAGTTCTGCTTCATCTATCAGACCACCACCACATGAGTCACATATGAGTCAAATTCCACATCAAAGCACTGGTCTAAATCACTTAGGTGGGGCAACACAAGGCTTCATTGGTATGCCAAAACTTGAACAGCAGAACTCTTTGAATGATCCCAAGAGGCTGCCGGGTGGCTCTGTTGCTCTATTAAACAATCCGGCATCCCAGCAAACTCCAAATGCATCGCAACCACCATCAAACAAAGATCAAAATTCAGGCTTCTTGTCATCTGGTTCTTATGTCAAAAAGGAACCTAGCGACATGCCTACTGAGCATCAACATAGGCAGAATATTTCTAAAATCCATGGACTGCCTTCAGCTAATTCTGCACAAATCGAACAGGCAAGTGCCAATCAAGGAACGGTAAAGGATGAGTTCTCAAGGGGCCTTCCAGTATCCACAAGTATGGCACCTACAATATCTACTGGCTTGACATCACTCAATTCTGCTTCTCCTTCTGTAATGGCCCAACTAGATCCTAGTGTCTCA TTAAGCACCCAGGTACCATCAAACACTTCTGGAATTACTGTGAGGGCACCTGTGAAAAAGCCTTCTGTTGGCCAGAAGAAACCACTTGAAGCACTTGGTTcctcacctcctcctcctccaag TAAGAAGCAAAAGGGATCTGGGGGATTCGTTGAACAAAGCATTGACCAGCTTAATGATGTCACTGCTGTTAGTGGAGTCGATTTGAGG GAAGAGGAAGAGCAGTTATTTTCAGGTCCCAAGGAGGACAGTCGGGTTTCAGAAGCAACTCGAAGAGCTGTGCAAGAAGAGGAGGAAAGGCTGATTTTGCAGAAAATTCCACTCCAGAAAAAATTGTTTGAGATTA TGTTTAAGTATGGCTTGAAGGGTGTGAGCAATGATGTGGAGAGATGCTTTTCACTG TGTGTGGAGGAAAGAATGCGTGGACTGATAAGTAACCTGATTAGAATGTCAAAACAG CGGGTTGATTTTGAGAAGACAAGACATCGGACTGTTGTCACCTCAGATGTTCAGCAGCAAATCATGACAATAAATAGGAAAGTAAGAGTGGAGTGGGAGAAAAGACAGGCAGAAGCAGAGAAGCTTCGGAAACAAAATGAC ATTGATGGTAATGCTGGAGCTGATGGTGACAAGGACAAGGACGAGGGTCGTAATAAATCATCAAAG GTGAACAAGGAAGAGGATGACAAGATGAGGACAAATGCAGCAAATGTTGCTGCCCGTGCTGCTGTTGGGGGAGACGACATGCTCTCAAAGTGGCAACTTATGGCCGAGCAAGCCAGGCAGAAACGTGAAGGCATGACAGACACATCATCTGATTCTCAACCAGCTAAAGATGTAAGTCGCAAATCTTCAGCATCTGGAAAAAGTACGAAGGATAATCACGAAGGGGATAAAAAAGGTTCTACTAATTTTGTAACTTCAG